The region ATAGAACAGAAACAGAAAGCCGTCAATCTTGCAACCAGAGTAGCACAGAATAAGCTTATCAGCCTGAAAGAACAGAGTGAAATTTTTGATGATTCAAGAAAACAGACTTATACAACTACTGAAATGGTAAGAAAACGATTGGAAAACAGTCTTGCTTCTGTGAAGGATGTTAATGATGTACTTCAATTACAGTATGAAACCGAAAAATTGTATTACACCTCACTCGTTGCATACCAGACGGCGTTGGCAACTTATTTTTTTATTACCGGGAATCCCGAAAACATGATCAATTATATTCCATAAAATCAGAACAAGATGAAGAACTTTATAAAAAATTACTGGGCGGTTTTTATTCCTTTGATTGTTTTGGCTATTGCGGTTATATACCTTCTTAGAAATAAATCTTCACAAGTCGATAAGGATGCCGTTATCGGAATGGTTGATGCGGAATTTGTAGATGTGTCTGCTTCATTACCCGGAAGAGTGGTCGATTTGTTGGTAAAACAAGATGATGAGGTGAAAGAAGGGCAGGTTGTTGCCCAGATGAAAACTTCAGAGATAGAAACCATTCAGTCACAGGTTTCCGAAGCTGTAACGATTGCTCAAAATCAACTGAATAAGGTCGATCGAGGGGTAGAACCTGAAGTTTTAGCTTCAGCAAAGAATCTCCAGCAGATTGCACAGCAGCAAATGGATTTAATGAATAAAACCTATTCGCGTTTCCAGAACCTTTATTCTGAAGGGGTGGTTTCCGGACAGGAAAGAGATATTGTTTATTTTAAATATAAAGCGGCCCAAAAAGAGCTTGAAACAGCAAAGCTGAATGTACAGCTGCTTGAGCGCGGAAGTAATGATGAGCTTAAAAACTCAGCAAAATCGATTCTGAATCAGGCAAAAGATGCAGAGAAGCTTACGGAGCAGATTAAAGATAATGCCTCTATAAAAGCTCCTGCTTCCGGAAAAATTTCAACCGTTATTTCAAATAAAGGCGAAATGGTAAATGCAGGATATCCTATGATGACCATTCAGAAAGATAATTCCTATTTTGTAAAATTCAATCTCCGTCAAAGTCAGATGAATAAAATAGATAAAGGAACATCTGTAACAATGAAAATCCCGGGATGTACGCCGGAAGAAGTGAAAGGTGTTGTATCAGAACTGGCTCCTGCATTAGGATATGCGGATTGGGTACCCGAAAAACAGAACGGAGAATTTGAGCTGAGAACATTCCAGATAAAAGTAAAGCCTGAAAATATGAGTTCAGTTAAAGGACTTCGTCCAGGTATGACTGCGCAACTGATTTTACCATAATATTATTTTTAATTTAAATTGAAAACCATTAGCCAAATTATGCTGCGAGAATGGAAGCGAATTTTTTCGATTCCTAACTTTTATGTGGTTTTACTGGTGATTCCGCCGATTATTTTTATTTTTTACGGTTTTATTTATCAGAAGCAATTTGCCAAGGAGCTTCCAATGGCAGTTTGGGATGAAGATCGCTCTTCAGTTTCCAGAATGCTTACAGATATGATGGAACAGAATGAATATATACATTTTACCCATACAGCTTTCAGTAATTCAGAAATCGAAAGCCTGATGAAAAAAGGTGAAATTTTTGGAGCTGTTCATTTTCCGAAAAATATGGAAGCGGATGTAAAGAAAGACCATCAGTCGAATATCACGCTATATACGAATGGTGCTTATCTTGTTCCTGCGAAGATGATCTATAAAGGAGCTGCAGAAGTCATTATCAAAGGAGGACTTGCTGTAGTTCTTCAAAAAGCGGAGAAACAGGGAATGCCCGCTGAAAAAGCGAATACTTTGGTTCAGCCCATTAAGCTGAATACAACAACGTTGTACAATCCAGATTTTAATTATCAAATGTATCTTACTCCGGGTCTCATAACTGTAGGTTTACAAATGGCCTTAATCGTGGCGTCTGTTCTCATCTTAAATTTAGAGTTTAAAAGAAATACAATTGATGAGCTTTTGAAGATTTCAACCTCTTCCTCACAGATTTTTATAGGAAAAATGTTGGCGCATCTTTGTATTGCATGGATTCTTTTTTTATTGGTTGCTTTTTTGGTGTTTCCTATGTATCATTTAGAAAAGCCAGAAACTTATTTTAATTTCTTCATTATGTATACTTTGATGTCTCTTGCTTGCATCGGTATAGGGATGATGGTTTCAGCAATTTCAAACAATCTGCTTTTGGTAACGGATATTGCATTGTTTTTTACTTCTCCGGCTTTTGTATTCAGTGGATTTACATTTCCAAGAACGGCAATGCCTTGGTATGATCAGTTTTATGCAGAAATAATGCCTTACACACACTTTCTGGACGGATTTATTAAAGTTTATTTTATGAAACTTCCAATATCTTATGCAATGCCGGAAATTTATAAACTGTTAATATTTATTGGGGTTACTTTTTCACTTGCTATTCTTTTTTTCCAAAATAAAGTGAATACTTATCTTAAAAATAAAGAGGTGTGAAAGAAATATTCCAAATCATAAAACGAGAGGCCCAAAACGTTTCAAAAGATTCAAGTCTGTTTATGATTTTACTTTTGGCTCCGATTGTGTATGCCTTTATGTATGGAAGCATTTATCTGAACAAAGGAGAAGAAAAAGTAAAATTAGCTTTAATTGATGCAGATGGAACAGCGATATCAAGACTGTTGACGGATCAGCTTAATTCTACTCCGATGATTGATATAATTCCTGCTTCCGATATTTCTGAGGCCAACGAAAAACTATATAATGGAGAGATCGAAGGGTATTTTTATATCCAGAAAGATATGGAAAAGTATATTCTTTCCCAAAAACAGGTCAATGTAAATCTCGTTTTGAATGCTTCCCGGTTTTTACCTTCCAGTGACTTATTAAGTGCGGTAACTAAAGTTTGTCTTACGGTTGGAGCTGGTGTGCGAAAAACCTATTTCAACAAACAAGGAATGAATGAGGATCAGTCGATGAAAATGACGAATCCAATTAATATGGATTACCGTCCGTTGTACAATTCTGGGATGACGTATGGATCTTTTTTATTGCCGGGATTATTGGCCATAATTTTGCAACAGACTTTATTGATAGGTGTTGCAGCTAGTTTTGCTTCCGAAAGAGAAGATAAAAAACTGACTAATCTTTATCAACTTTCAGGACGCAATATTTCTAAATTACTTATTGGGAAGAGTTTTTTATATTTCATTATTTTTATGATTTTTGGGTTATTTTTTACCACCATAAATTTCTCAGTTTTTGATGTGGAAATAAGAGGGAATTATTTAGATTTGGCTTTGTTAATGGCTCTTTTTATAGCTACAATATTAGTTTTTGGAATGTTCATTGGAAGTTTTTTTAAATCCAAGCTTTTCACATTTCAAGTGATGGTTTTTTCGTCTTATCCGATATTTTTGATAACGGGATATTCTATGCCGTATCAGGCTTTACCTAAATTAGTTCAATTGTTCTCGGATATGCTTCCGACAACACCTTTCCTGAAGGCCTATCTTTCCATCGTTCAGGCAGGTGGTAGTTTAAAAGATAATTTACCGTCAATACTTCACCTGACAGCTTTGTTATTACTATTTATGGTTTTATGCATGATTAGATGTAAAGTCATTATCAATTATAAATCCAGTAACTGATATCAAAAAATTATAGATTCTGCTTCTTTAACTTTATATCATTTGATCACGCTTCTTCTTGTAAGTAGGTGTATTTTTTTAATTAATCATCTAAATCGTAACCGATATGAGAAAGATAATTGCAGCATTCAATATGACACTTGATGGATTTTGCGATCATACTGCAGGCATTCCCGATGAAGAAATACATAAGCATTATACAGATCTGTTAAGTGATTCAGACGCTATTTTATACGGTAGAATAACCTATCAGCTTATGGAATATTGGCGGCCATATGTAAACAATCCTTCAGGTGAAAAATCAATAGACGATTTTGCATATGCTATTGATAAAATTCATAAAATTGTTTTTTCCCACAGTCTGGAAAATGTAGAATGGAAGAGTGCAAAGCTGGCCACTGAAGGATTAAAGGAAGAAGTTCTAAAATTAAAACAACAATCCGGTAGACCTGTTTTAATAGGAAGTCGAAGTCTGATTATACAATTAATGAAACTCAATTTGATTGATGAATATCAATTGTGCATTTACCCCGTTATCGTGGGAAGTGGTATGTCGCTGTTTGAAAATATAAACAATAGACATGTTCTTAAACTTTTAAAAGTCAAAAGTTTTAATGGAGGTTCCGTCATATTGTATTATAAGCCTGTCGATATCTAAGATGCATTACTATGCAATTTGTTTTAATTGATAGGTACGCTTTCATAACTAATGAAAGAATATTTAATGTTTTATTATTTTTATCTATAGGTTAAATAATTCATGGGAAATTTGGGTTTTTGTTAATTTTATGAATATTTAATGTTGAAAATGTTTTTGAATCAATAATTAATGTATATTTGTGATACTCTTCACGGAGTGATTTAAAAAAACTTAACCAGACCAAACTTAATAACATGATAAAAATCCCTAAAAAAGGTTTTAAGCCTTTACCGTTATATACTATTACTTAGTATAATTCTTCAAATAAAATCTTTACAAATACCGAAGCAGTAGAATTCATTTATATTCTATTGTCGAGGAAATGATTTCCAAATTCTAAAAGAAAATGTTGGAAGAGTATCATATTGTTTGCTATGTGAATTATAAATCATGAAAATTTCTTACGATAAAAACTTAACAATTTCAATTTAAAAACAATTAACTATGGAAGGAACAATTGGAGAAATCCGCCTTTTTGCTGCAAACTTTGCCCCTAGAGACTGGTGGTATTGTGACGGCTCATTATTGGCAATCAGATCAAATACTGCTTTGTTCGCTATTTTGGGAACAACGTATGGAGGAGATGGTATAGCAACTTTTGGCTTGCCGAATCTAGCTGGCCGATCAGCGCTTGGAGCTGGTCAGGGACCGGGATTATCTTATTATGATTTAGGTGAAAGTAGAGGTACAAACGCTGTAACACTGAATGTGTCTAATTTACCTTTGCATACCCATTTAGCAACTGGAACTATTGTTGTGCCCGCATCTTCACAGGATGGAGATTCAGATACACCCTCCAACAACGTGGTGGCAACAAAGGATTCTATGTATACCTCACAGGCTGGCAACTCTAGCACTAAACCTACTACTCTGACTTTACAGGTTGGTGTTTCCGGTGAAAATATTCCCCTGCAAATCAATCAGCCCTCGTTGGGAATGAATTATATTATCTGTTTGTATGGAGTTTTTCCACCAAGAGCATAATGTAAACTAAAAAATATAAATAATAATAATCAAACACTTAAATTATGGAAGGATACATAGGAGAAATCCGTCTATTTGCAGGAAATTTTGCACCATTGGGTTGGGCATTCTGTGACGGGGCTTTATACAGTATAGCAACATATTCAGCAACATATTCTATACTCGGAACAACGTACGGAGGTAACGGACAGACTACTTTTGCGGTTCCTGACCTGAGAGGGCGTATTCCTGTAGGAACCGGAACCGGAGCTGGATTGTCAAACGTTACTCTTGGAGAAATAGGAGGAAAAGAATCAGTTACAATGACCGTATTACAGATGCCTGCACATACTCACTCCGCATCAGCTACAGTCAGCTTTCCTGCTTCTATAGACGGAGGAGGCGAATCATTTACTTCTGAGTCTATATTGGGAGGGTTGCAAGGGGCATATTCATCACAGGCAGCAGATACTCATTTAGCTCCTCAAATCACTAGTAGTATATTATCTACAGTAGGAAATAATACTCCTTTTGAGATTATACAACCGGTTATGGCGGCCAATTATATCATATGTCTTGAAGGAATTTATCCAAGCAGAAGCTAATATAGTATATCAGTAACCTTTTAAAACTAATCATTCATTATGGAAGGAACTATTTCAGAAATCCGAATGTTTGCTGGTAATTTCGCACCTAAATACTGGGCATTTTGTCAAGGGCAAACATTAAATATAAATACAAACCAAGCATTATTTGCTTTGTTAGGAGTTACTTATGGAGGAAACGGGACAACAACTTTTATGCTCCCTAATTTTGCCGGAAGAGCTCCTATGGGGACCGGAAATGCGGTTGGAATTAAAAAATATCAATTAGGAGAGGTGTTAGGTAGTGAGACTGTAGTATGTACACTGGCCAATATGCCCAAGCACACGCATAATTCAACTTCTGGTACGGTAGCTATTAAAACCTTTTCTGGTGATGGAGACACCAACTCGCCTACTAACAGTACACTCGCTGCATTACCAGGATTGTATTCTGAAAATCCTTCAGATACAACTTTAAGACCTATCTCGGCAGCATTTAATTTAAGTGTTATGGGAGGAAGTCAGCCTATTAATATTAGGCAGCCTTATCTTGGAATGAATTATATCATTTGCTTATACGGAATTTTCCCATCAAGATCATAATTGAAAATAGAATAAACAAGCCTCTAATAGATATTTTAGAGGCTTTATATTAAAAAAAATGAAAATAGCTTTACTTTTACCACGATCTGTCATCTATCCTTCAATTTCTTTTGATATCATGGATGGTTTTAAACAATCCTTGAAAAATATGGGTTTGGAAGGTTATCATGAAATTATCTCTGCTGGAATAGGTGTTGCGGCAAAACATGAAGAAATTTACCAGCGGTGTGAACAGTTTTTAATCGAAGGTGCAGATGTTATTATTGGATATATGAGCCCTATTGCCGCGGAATTCGTAAATCCCTTGTTTCAGGCAGCAGATAAAACACTTTTAGTATTGGATAGCGGATATCATTTTCCGGCCTTTGACGGAAAGCTTTCGCATACTTATTTTATTTCTCTACAGGGAACTTTATGTACCCGGGTTATTGTTAATCAGGCGATTGAACAAGGTTATAAGAACTTTGCATTTACCTGTTCTTTTTATGATGCGGGCTATCGTCCCTCTTATATCTATTCTATTGCGGTAGAAGAAAAAGGAGGCACAATAGGCTTTAATCATATTACTTCTTTGCGACGTTCAGAATTTACTTTGGCTCCTCTTAGAGAATATATTGAAAGAGAAGAACAAACGGCTGTGCTTGCAACTTTTTGCGGAGATATGGCAGAAGATTTCTTTAGTGAAAGCAATACTATTTCTGCTGGTTCATCTGTGTATGGAACATGTTTTACAGCGGATGAATTATGGCTCAAAAAAATACCCTATCCGGGAAAAGACTGGAATTCAGCAGTAGCGTGGTCGCAAACTTTGGAAACGTCTGAAAACAAAACTTTCTTACATATCATGAACGGAATCAGAGAAGGAAAGGCGAATCTTTTCTCATTATTAGGATGGGAAGCTGCTCTTTTTATAGGAATGGAAAATATCAGATTTGATGGGATTTCTATTGATTCACCCAGAGGAAGGGTCTGGATGAATCCGGACAATGGATTTACAGAAGCTCCGGTTTATTATGCGACTGTGATAAAGGCTAAAGATTCAGAAAACTGTGAGCTTACGGATGTTCATTATGCGGCTGTTACAGAATCAGAGCGTGAGAGCTTAAAAATTAATATAAAAGACATGCAAAATACAGAAGCTAATACATGGTTTAATGCATATGGCTGTTTAGAATCATGATGAAAGTAACAAAAATATCAGTATTATGCAATAATCGTATGGCCATTCCTGCTTTACAGGCTCTACAGGGAGCAGGAATGCTTTGTGCGGTGGGAATACCTGAAGGAAATACAGATGTTATTGATTTCTGTACAATGCTTTCAAAACAATCTGGAATTCCTCTATTCATTATGAAAAAAGAAAATTTTCATATTAAAATAACGGGAATGATTGGCAATAGTAATCCTCGGTATTGTTTTACGATGACATTTCCTTGGAAAATACCTTCAGAAATTTTAGAAAATCACCCATCTCTGTTTTATAATTTTCATTATGGACTGCTGCCTGAAATGCGTGGTGCAGATCCGGTATTTGAATCTCTTCGCAGCAGATTGAAAGAAACAGGAATTACGGTTCATGCGATAGATAAAAAGATTGATACAGGAGCTATTATCATAAGAAAAACACTCCCTCTTAATTCTAACATGACGCATGGTATGTTATCTACCCAACTTTCGTGGCTGGGTGCAAATCTCCTTAATGAACTTTTGCTGTTATTAAATGATGGCTATCAAGGGACGATACAGGATCAGTCAAAGGCTAAATATTTTGCAAAGCCAAATATAAAGGATGTATGCATATCTTGGAAAACATCTGATGCGCAGACTGTAGAAGCTTTAGCAAGAGCCTGTAATCCGTGGAATAAAGGAGTATATACTCAATGGAACGGTTGGAATATACGGATAGTTGAGGCTACGATTATTGAAAAAGAAATTAATGGTCTCCATTCTCCGGGAACAATTCTTTCAATAGATACGGAAAATGGATTAATAGTCCAGTGTGATCAAAATACCCAACTCAGATTGGACGTTATCTATACCGATGAGGGTTTTATGAGTGGACATAAACTGAGTATTTTTGGATTAAAAAAAGGTGATTGCTTTCTCTTGAATTGATAACTCTTGTAATCAGAAATTTTTAATTGGCCAATATGCATACAGTATAATAATTAGGAGTAAATGAGTACCGGATGAAAAATTATTTTTAAATTGTTTTCTCAAAATATAAAATTACAGGATTAAAAATCTTAAGCTTACATAAGTTTATAGTTTTAAACAAGAATATAAATGATTGATGAAAATATTTTAGGAATTGCCGCAGGAATTCTGACTTCTGTTTCAATGCTTCCTCAGCTGATAAAAGTAATAAGAGAAAAAAATGTTGATGATTTATCATGGGTGATGATTCTGGTCCTTATTTTAGGTCTTTCATTATGGGTGTGGTACGGATTTAGGAAAAATGAATTACCTATAATTTTTTCAAACGCTTTTGCTGTCTTGGTAAATATGACCCTTTTTATCTGTTATTTACTCTATAAAAATAAGTCTGATTAATGCTTGATTACGTAAAAACAACTACAAATACATAATTCCTCATTGATGAGGTTGAGATATATTTTACTTAAAAAAGTATATCTTGTAAAATTTTATAATCAGATCAGGTAATTTATAATAATATTATGCATAATCAACTCATCCGGCTTATTTCAGAAACTACTGAACTTTCAGATTTGGATAAGGAATTGTGCATTCAATCCTTCGAACCTGTCCTGTATCCAAAAAACAGGGTGATTGAAGAAGAAGGAAAAATTCCACAATATTTGTACTTTGTAGTTTCAGGCTTTGTACGGTTGTTCCATTACAATGATAAAGGCGATGAGGTAACGACACACATCAATTGTCCTCCGGGGTTTATTACTTCTTATTCCAACTTTACAAATCAGACCAGATCGGATGAAAATCTGGAATGCATTACGGAATGCGAACTTTTACGTATTACAAAGACAGATCTAGACCTGCTTACTCAAAAAAGCCCTGCTTTTAAAGACTTCAGTTTTTTTGTCTTTCAGAAATCCTTATCCTATAATGAAAAACGTGCGAAAGAATTGGCAACACTTACCGCAGAAAAACGCTATTTGAAGTTAATGACAGAACATCCTGAATTATTGCATAATGTTCCTATGCAGTATATTGCTTCTTTTCTTGGCATGAATCCCAAAAGTTTGAGCCGTATCCGAAAACAGATTATTAAGTAACATTTGTGAAGTGGTTTTGAATTGGCAAGGTTGAACTTTGCAGTAGTATTTAAAATCAAAAAATATGACAAGCAAAAACTTAGTATTGGTGTCTGGAGCCAATGGGCATTTAGGCAATAATCTGGTAAGATTACTCATCAAAAAAGGATTTCAGGTTCGTGCATCTGTTCGCAACATCAAAAATAAAGACTGTTTTAAGGATTTGGACTGTGAAGTGGTTCAGGCAGATATTACTGATAAAGCTTCATTTGTAAAGGCTCTTCAGGGAGTGCATACATTTTATGCTGTAGGGGCTTCATTTAAATTATGGGCCAAAGATCCTAAAAAGGAAATCTACGACGTTAATATGAACGGGACCCGTAACACGATTGAAGCTGCAGCTGAGGCCGGGGTAAAAAGAATTGTCTATGTAAGTTCTATTGCCGCTCTGGATTATACGAATCTTCCTACTAAAGAAAGTAACGGATACAATCCTGACCGAAGAGATATGTACTATAATTCTAAGAATGACGGTGAAAAGCTGGCATTTCAGCTCGCTAAAGAATTGGGAATAGAACTGGTATCTGTAATGCCGGGAGCAATGATTGGTAGTGAAGCATTTCTTCCGTTGAATGTATCCTATGGCGTACTGGGATTAATCTTAAACAAGCAGATACCAATGGATACCAAAATAACGCTGAATTGGGTAGATGTAAAAGATGTTGCCGAAGGTTGCTATCTTGCAGCAGAAAAAGGACGCCCCGGGGAGCGTTATATTTTAGCCAATGAAAAATGTATGACCATTACCGATACCACGAAACTGGCTCAGAAACTTTATCCGGAATTAAAAATCAAAGTACCTGGTTCAGTTCCTAAATTTGTCCTATATGCGATTGCCGGTTTAATGGAATTTTCGGCTAAAATTAACAGAAAACCTCCGGTACTGACTGTAAAAGATATTGCAATGTTTTCAGGATTACAACAGAACTTCGATATTTCCAAAGCCAGAAATGAATTAGGTTTTAATCCCAAAAGCCCGGAACAAACTGTAAAAGAAGCTTTATCGTATCTTATGGAACATAAGAATTTACTGTAAATACAATGAGTAAGCAATTGCAGTTTGTAACATATTCTGAATATAAACTGATTAATTATGAAATGGCTATCAACAGATAGTCATTTTTTGTTTCATAAAGAGAAATCGAGCAAAAAATATACATTTTTATTGTGTTAACTTTTAAATATCATACTAATTAAGTCTCTTATATTCAGATATTTTATGTAAATTAGAACATCTGAAGAAAAGTTTTTATGAAGTAATGAAGACTTTGCTGTCAACATCAAATCATTTTACATTTCTTTTACGCAGATTTCCCGAAGCTATTGACAACAATATAAACACGGACTCGCCGAACACCGTATTGCAAAGTAGGCACTAAAAATTTATTCATTATGCCCAATCTATTAAAATCATTCAGAAACTCTGTGAAGCATTGGTATATCCCTCTTATTCTGGGAATTATTTTTATTGTTTGTGGACTTTATGTATTTTCTTCACCTCTTGGAACCTATCTGGCTTTATCGCTTTTATTTAGTGTATCTTTTATCGTTTCAGGAATATTCGATATCTTTTTTTCCATCGAAAATCGAAAATCGATGAACGGATGGGGATGGTATCTGGTGAGTGGACTTTTATCCCTGATTATGGGTATTTATTTGGTAAATTATCCTAAAATATCCATGGCAATACTTCCTTTTATTGTAGGATTTACGGTAATGTTCCGTTCTTTTCAGCTATTGGGGATTTCTTTTGATTTAAAAGATGCTCATGTCCTTCGGTGGGGGAATCTTGCTATTTTCAGTATTCTTGGAATTATATTGTCTTTCATG is a window of Candidatus Chryseobacterium colombiense DNA encoding:
- a CDS encoding HlyD family efflux transporter periplasmic adaptor subunit — encoded protein: MKNFIKNYWAVFIPLIVLAIAVIYLLRNKSSQVDKDAVIGMVDAEFVDVSASLPGRVVDLLVKQDDEVKEGQVVAQMKTSEIETIQSQVSEAVTIAQNQLNKVDRGVEPEVLASAKNLQQIAQQQMDLMNKTYSRFQNLYSEGVVSGQERDIVYFKYKAAQKELETAKLNVQLLERGSNDELKNSAKSILNQAKDAEKLTEQIKDNASIKAPASGKISTVISNKGEMVNAGYPMMTIQKDNSYFVKFNLRQSQMNKIDKGTSVTMKIPGCTPEEVKGVVSELAPALGYADWVPEKQNGEFELRTFQIKVKPENMSSVKGLRPGMTAQLILP
- a CDS encoding ABC transporter permease, yielding MLREWKRIFSIPNFYVVLLVIPPIIFIFYGFIYQKQFAKELPMAVWDEDRSSVSRMLTDMMEQNEYIHFTHTAFSNSEIESLMKKGEIFGAVHFPKNMEADVKKDHQSNITLYTNGAYLVPAKMIYKGAAEVIIKGGLAVVLQKAEKQGMPAEKANTLVQPIKLNTTTLYNPDFNYQMYLTPGLITVGLQMALIVASVLILNLEFKRNTIDELLKISTSSSQIFIGKMLAHLCIAWILFLLVAFLVFPMYHLEKPETYFNFFIMYTLMSLACIGIGMMVSAISNNLLLVTDIALFFTSPAFVFSGFTFPRTAMPWYDQFYAEIMPYTHFLDGFIKVYFMKLPISYAMPEIYKLLIFIGVTFSLAILFFQNKVNTYLKNKEV
- a CDS encoding tail fiber protein yields the protein MEGTIGEIRLFAANFAPRDWWYCDGSLLAIRSNTALFAILGTTYGGDGIATFGLPNLAGRSALGAGQGPGLSYYDLGESRGTNAVTLNVSNLPLHTHLATGTIVVPASSQDGDSDTPSNNVVATKDSMYTSQAGNSSTKPTTLTLQVGVSGENIPLQINQPSLGMNYIICLYGVFPPRA
- a CDS encoding ABC transporter permease — translated: MKEIFQIIKREAQNVSKDSSLFMILLLAPIVYAFMYGSIYLNKGEEKVKLALIDADGTAISRLLTDQLNSTPMIDIIPASDISEANEKLYNGEIEGYFYIQKDMEKYILSQKQVNVNLVLNASRFLPSSDLLSAVTKVCLTVGAGVRKTYFNKQGMNEDQSMKMTNPINMDYRPLYNSGMTYGSFLLPGLLAIILQQTLLIGVAASFASEREDKKLTNLYQLSGRNISKLLIGKSFLYFIIFMIFGLFFTTINFSVFDVEIRGNYLDLALLMALFIATILVFGMFIGSFFKSKLFTFQVMVFSSYPIFLITGYSMPYQALPKLVQLFSDMLPTTPFLKAYLSIVQAGGSLKDNLPSILHLTALLLLFMVLCMIRCKVIINYKSSN
- a CDS encoding Crp/Fnr family transcriptional regulator; translated protein: MHNQLIRLISETTELSDLDKELCIQSFEPVLYPKNRVIEEEGKIPQYLYFVVSGFVRLFHYNDKGDEVTTHINCPPGFITSYSNFTNQTRSDENLECITECELLRITKTDLDLLTQKSPAFKDFSFFVFQKSLSYNEKRAKELATLTAEKRYLKLMTEHPELLHNVPMQYIASFLGMNPKSLSRIRKQIIK
- a CDS encoding SemiSWEET transporter → MIDENILGIAAGILTSVSMLPQLIKVIREKNVDDLSWVMILVLILGLSLWVWYGFRKNELPIIFSNAFAVLVNMTLFICYLLYKNKSD
- a CDS encoding dihydrofolate reductase family protein, which gives rise to MRKIIAAFNMTLDGFCDHTAGIPDEEIHKHYTDLLSDSDAILYGRITYQLMEYWRPYVNNPSGEKSIDDFAYAIDKIHKIVFSHSLENVEWKSAKLATEGLKEEVLKLKQQSGRPVLIGSRSLIIQLMKLNLIDEYQLCIYPVIVGSGMSLFENINNRHVLKLLKVKSFNGGSVILYYKPVDI
- a CDS encoding tail fiber protein is translated as MEGTISEIRMFAGNFAPKYWAFCQGQTLNINTNQALFALLGVTYGGNGTTTFMLPNFAGRAPMGTGNAVGIKKYQLGEVLGSETVVCTLANMPKHTHNSTSGTVAIKTFSGDGDTNSPTNSTLAALPGLYSENPSDTTLRPISAAFNLSVMGGSQPINIRQPYLGMNYIICLYGIFPSRS
- a CDS encoding tail fiber protein, giving the protein MEGYIGEIRLFAGNFAPLGWAFCDGALYSIATYSATYSILGTTYGGNGQTTFAVPDLRGRIPVGTGTGAGLSNVTLGEIGGKESVTMTVLQMPAHTHSASATVSFPASIDGGGESFTSESILGGLQGAYSSQAADTHLAPQITSSILSTVGNNTPFEIIQPVMAANYIICLEGIYPSRS
- a CDS encoding NAD-dependent epimerase/dehydratase family protein — translated: MTSKNLVLVSGANGHLGNNLVRLLIKKGFQVRASVRNIKNKDCFKDLDCEVVQADITDKASFVKALQGVHTFYAVGASFKLWAKDPKKEIYDVNMNGTRNTIEAAAEAGVKRIVYVSSIAALDYTNLPTKESNGYNPDRRDMYYNSKNDGEKLAFQLAKELGIELVSVMPGAMIGSEAFLPLNVSYGVLGLILNKQIPMDTKITLNWVDVKDVAEGCYLAAEKGRPGERYILANEKCMTITDTTKLAQKLYPELKIKVPGSVPKFVLYAIAGLMEFSAKINRKPPVLTVKDIAMFSGLQQNFDISKARNELGFNPKSPEQTVKEALSYLMEHKNLL
- a CDS encoding formyltransferase family protein, producing MMKVTKISVLCNNRMAIPALQALQGAGMLCAVGIPEGNTDVIDFCTMLSKQSGIPLFIMKKENFHIKITGMIGNSNPRYCFTMTFPWKIPSEILENHPSLFYNFHYGLLPEMRGADPVFESLRSRLKETGITVHAIDKKIDTGAIIIRKTLPLNSNMTHGMLSTQLSWLGANLLNELLLLLNDGYQGTIQDQSKAKYFAKPNIKDVCISWKTSDAQTVEALARACNPWNKGVYTQWNGWNIRIVEATIIEKEINGLHSPGTILSIDTENGLIVQCDQNTQLRLDVIYTDEGFMSGHKLSIFGLKKGDCFLLN
- a CDS encoding HdeD family acid-resistance protein, yielding MPNLLKSFRNSVKHWYIPLILGIIFIVCGLYVFSSPLGTYLALSLLFSVSFIVSGIFDIFFSIENRKSMNGWGWYLVSGLLSLIMGIYLVNYPKISMAILPFIVGFTVMFRSFQLLGISFDLKDAHVLRWGNLAIFSILGIILSFMLLANPIFSGMSLVVLTGLSFVFVGVASVILAFDLKKLKNFPNKLSQEIKEKIENLQQEINEKMR